Proteins encoded within one genomic window of Spirulina major PCC 6313:
- a CDS encoding cobyrinic acid a,c-diamide synthase yields MLERLPHEAQKWAEKLPWQERRYLLSLCHLLCAAAPDDQAHFLDQYTADGLIAKIIQDYETQAKVQRHLESFHIQTILTSDTLRHYIRQFYIHSAQDARRKPDKFLESALRLVLSPKEKNYVLNYILGFELIKMIFQMSWLQQERFYLMQHNQEEFFLTYVKPIQHAHRLNGIINPKDANLFFAQRNYFIKEPKISERKLVELAMVTFTTDLVSNLGFAIVRNIRPVPFDYDFIYRPEEEMIFT; encoded by the coding sequence ATGCTTGAGCGACTTCCCCATGAAGCCCAAAAATGGGCCGAAAAACTGCCCTGGCAAGAGCGTCGCTATCTGTTGTCGCTGTGTCATTTACTCTGTGCCGCCGCACCCGATGATCAAGCCCATTTTCTCGATCAATACACCGCAGATGGGTTAATTGCCAAAATCATCCAAGACTATGAAACCCAGGCCAAAGTGCAACGGCATTTAGAAAGTTTCCACATTCAAACCATCCTCACCAGCGACACTCTGCGCCACTACATTCGACAGTTCTACATCCATTCCGCCCAAGATGCTCGCCGCAAACCCGACAAGTTCTTAGAATCCGCCCTGCGCTTAGTGCTCAGTCCCAAGGAAAAAAATTATGTCTTGAACTATATTTTAGGATTTGAGCTAATTAAGATGATTTTTCAAATGAGTTGGTTGCAGCAAGAGCGATTTTATCTGATGCAGCATAACCAAGAGGAATTCTTTCTCACCTATGTCAAACCCATTCAGCACGCCCATCGCCTCAACGGCATTATTAACCCCAAAGATGCCAATTTATTCTTTGCCCAGCGCAACTATTTTATTAAAGAACCGAAAATTTCTGAGCGTAAGTTAGTGGAATTGGCGATGGTGACGTTTACGACGGATTTAGTGAGTAATTTGGGGTTTGCGATCGTGCGCAATATTCGCCCGGTTCCGTTTGATTATGACTTTATCTATCGCCCGGAAGAAGAAATGATTTTCACGTAA
- the recF gene encoding DNA replication/repair protein RecF (All proteins in this family for which functions are known are DNA-binding proteins that assist the filamentation of RecA onto DNA for the initiation of recombination or recombinational repair.) → MYLQHLHLRNFRNYHDQIVQFQAPKTIIVGDNAQGKSNLLEAIELLATLKSHRVSRDRDLIRHGIPDAQVAATVAHRYGTNDLDITLRDRGRRTIHRNHEALRRQLDALGSLNAVQFSCVDLELVRGAPDCRRRWLDSLVVQLEPVYAHILQQYTHVLRQRNALLRQSKRESASVPPDAIALWDAQLATTGSRVTRRRARVLQRLAPLAQHWHQQISGQPETLTLHYAPNVPWQEDEPQQVQAAFLTHIHQQQRAEQQRGTTVVGPHRDDIDLLINDSPARLYASQGQQRTLVLALKLAELHLIESVVGEPPLLLLDDVLAELDLQRQNHLLTAIQDRFQTVITTTHLATFEAGWLAASQQLRVAAGAIAPLL, encoded by the coding sequence ATGTACCTTCAGCACCTGCATTTACGCAATTTTCGGAACTATCACGATCAGATCGTCCAGTTCCAAGCACCCAAAACCATCATTGTGGGTGACAATGCTCAGGGGAAATCGAACCTTCTCGAAGCGATCGAACTCCTGGCTACCTTGAAAAGCCATCGCGTCAGCCGCGATCGCGACCTGATCCGCCATGGCATTCCCGATGCTCAGGTGGCGGCCACCGTTGCCCATCGCTACGGCACGAATGATCTCGACATCACCCTGCGCGATCGCGGACGACGCACCATTCACCGCAACCATGAAGCCCTACGCCGCCAACTCGATGCCCTCGGCAGCCTCAACGCCGTGCAATTCTCCTGTGTGGATTTAGAGTTGGTGCGGGGTGCTCCGGACTGTCGCCGCCGCTGGCTCGATAGCTTAGTGGTGCAACTCGAACCCGTTTACGCCCATATCTTGCAGCAATACACCCATGTGCTCCGTCAACGCAACGCCCTCCTGCGCCAAAGTAAACGGGAATCCGCGTCCGTCCCACCGGATGCGATCGCCCTTTGGGATGCCCAACTGGCCACCACCGGTTCCCGCGTCACCCGTCGCCGCGCCCGCGTCCTCCAGCGTCTCGCCCCCCTCGCCCAGCATTGGCATCAGCAAATCAGCGGCCAACCGGAAACCTTAACCCTCCACTACGCCCCCAATGTGCCCTGGCAGGAGGATGAACCGCAGCAGGTGCAAGCCGCCTTTCTCACCCACATTCATCAACAGCAACGGGCTGAACAGCAGCGGGGCACAACGGTCGTCGGCCCCCACCGGGACGACATCGACCTATTGATTAACGACAGTCCCGCCCGGCTCTATGCCTCCCAGGGCCAGCAGCGTACCCTCGTCCTTGCCCTGAAATTAGCGGAACTGCATTTAATTGAATCCGTGGTGGGGGAGCCGCCCTTACTCTTGCTGGATGATGTCTTAGCAGAATTGGATCTTCAACGCCAAAATCACCTCCTCACCGCCATTCAAGACCGCTTTCAGACGGTGATCACCACCACCCATCTGGCCACCTTTGAGGCGGGCTGGTTGGCCGCCTCGCAGCAATTGCGCGTGGCGGCCGGTGCGATCGCACCCCTACTGTGA
- a CDS encoding ATP-binding protein, whose amino-acid sequence MVLSVMNVSFFDNASDAVFSIDEQWQFLAANHAAAQLLGKSINSLVDGNLWQLFPQWLGTIFEAEYRRVMSDGGTTHFEAFSAVGNCWLVVNLQRNDAGLFVYLRDVSDRKRIEADVLEQSRLAHLINRVSRFLVHAHGLGDSLQYCTDAIIDELDGAVAAIWVYNSQGDYLERQGFSYNPDTSAPLLTSRLFKSPILALDHSIIGTIARTQKPIIDVVFPAFGDPLQSNAVAIATAHHPEASVFCNLSNHPSSPPTKLHLISYPMVLDDRLIGVVALWTYQSLRPFIHEGIASLADSLAIDIDRCWARTALLSRREALLFRLANQIRNSLDLNTILDTAVFEIRQLLKVDSCTYLWCWSQEETISLMVSHEAGKDAQCGQRISTCPPEQLSFLAKQISQQKILRIDDIQQPPQFPSLSPSEQDLLMALLQDLEIQSLLLLPLKTRSDHLGAIACSQRHDSRHWSDQEVEVLQAVVDQLALAIDQAELFAQTRAAALAAQTQAQQIELTLQELKRTQAQLIQTEKMSSLGQMIAGIAHEINNPVNFISGNLSYTSEYVNDLVRLVETYRKYLPENEEITALEDEIDLEFVIEDLPKTLASMQIGAERIRQIVLSLRNFSRLDQAEMKPVDIHEGLENTLLILHNRIKARGDRTEIEVIKQYGELPAVDCYAGQLNQVFMNILANAIDAMDEQPDPRQITICTQFIPDPHAPETEDGEPQGIAMIQMQDNGSGMPPDTVSHIFDPFFTTKPVGKGTGLGLAISYQIIVEKHHGDLTCESTPGTGTTFTIRIPVNPAAEFRST is encoded by the coding sequence ATGGTTTTGAGCGTTATGAATGTGAGCTTTTTTGACAACGCTTCCGATGCTGTATTCAGCATTGACGAGCAATGGCAGTTTCTGGCGGCTAACCATGCAGCAGCCCAACTGCTGGGCAAATCCATCAATAGCCTCGTGGATGGCAACCTCTGGCAACTGTTTCCCCAATGGCTGGGCACTATTTTTGAGGCGGAATATCGGCGGGTGATGAGCGACGGGGGCACGACCCATTTTGAGGCCTTTTCCGCTGTGGGCAACTGCTGGCTTGTGGTGAATTTGCAGCGCAATGATGCCGGTCTGTTTGTGTATTTGCGGGATGTGAGCGATCGCAAACGGATCGAAGCCGATGTCCTCGAACAATCTCGCCTCGCCCATCTGATCAATCGCGTCAGCCGCTTTCTTGTCCATGCCCACGGCCTCGGCGACAGCCTCCAATATTGCACCGATGCCATCATTGACGAACTCGACGGCGCAGTGGCCGCCATTTGGGTCTACAACAGCCAAGGCGACTACCTCGAACGTCAAGGCTTTAGCTACAACCCCGACACCAGCGCCCCTCTCCTCACCTCACGTCTCTTTAAATCACCCATTCTCGCCCTCGACCATTCGATCATCGGCACCATTGCCAGAACCCAAAAACCGATCATTGATGTGGTGTTCCCTGCCTTTGGTGATCCGCTCCAATCCAATGCAGTGGCGATCGCCACCGCCCACCATCCCGAAGCCTCCGTCTTCTGTAACCTGAGTAACCACCCCAGCAGTCCCCCCACGAAACTGCATCTGATCAGTTACCCAATGGTGCTAGACGATCGCCTCATTGGAGTCGTTGCCCTCTGGACCTATCAATCTCTGCGGCCCTTTATCCATGAGGGGATCGCCTCCCTGGCCGATAGCCTTGCCATCGACATTGATCGCTGCTGGGCCCGCACCGCTCTCCTCTCGCGCCGGGAAGCCCTGCTCTTTCGCCTCGCCAACCAAATCCGCAACTCCCTTGACCTCAACACCATCCTCGACACCGCCGTGTTTGAGATTCGCCAACTGCTCAAGGTGGATTCTTGCACCTATCTCTGGTGTTGGTCTCAGGAAGAGACAATCAGCTTGATGGTCAGTCATGAGGCGGGCAAGGATGCCCAATGTGGCCAGCGGATTTCCACCTGTCCTCCGGAACAGTTGAGTTTTTTAGCCAAGCAAATCAGCCAACAGAAAATTCTGCGCATTGATGATATTCAACAGCCGCCACAATTTCCCAGCTTGAGTCCGTCTGAACAGGATCTGTTGATGGCGCTGTTGCAGGATCTAGAGATTCAGTCGCTGTTGTTGTTGCCGTTAAAAACGCGGTCGGATCATCTTGGGGCGATCGCTTGCAGTCAACGCCATGACAGTCGGCACTGGAGTGACCAAGAAGTGGAAGTGCTCCAAGCCGTGGTGGATCAATTGGCCCTCGCCATTGACCAAGCGGAACTGTTCGCCCAAACCCGCGCCGCTGCCCTTGCCGCCCAAACCCAAGCCCAACAAATTGAACTCACCCTCCAAGAACTGAAACGCACCCAAGCCCAACTGATTCAAACCGAAAAAATGTCCAGTTTGGGGCAAATGATCGCCGGAATTGCCCATGAAATTAATAACCCGGTGAATTTTATTTCGGGGAACCTGAGCTATACCAGTGAGTACGTGAACGACTTGGTGCGGTTGGTGGAAACCTATCGGAAATATTTACCGGAAAACGAGGAAATTACCGCGCTTGAAGACGAAATTGATCTTGAATTTGTGATTGAAGATTTGCCAAAAACCTTGGCATCGATGCAGATTGGGGCGGAGCGGATTCGCCAGATTGTGCTGTCGTTGCGGAATTTCTCGCGGTTGGATCAAGCGGAAATGAAGCCCGTTGATATCCATGAGGGGTTAGAAAATACGCTCTTGATTTTGCATAACCGGATTAAGGCACGGGGCGATCGCACTGAAATCGAAGTGATCAAACAATATGGTGAGTTGCCGGCGGTGGACTGCTACGCGGGCCAACTCAATCAAGTGTTTATGAATATTCTCGCCAATGCGATCGATGCCATGGACGAGCAGCCCGATCCTCGCCAAATCACGATCTGCACTCAGTTTATCCCTGACCCCCACGCCCCGGAAACGGAAGATGGAGAACCCCAAGGCATCGCCATGATCCAAATGCAAGATAATGGGTCAGGGATGCCGCCAGATACCGTTAGCCATATTTTTGACCCCTTCTTCACCACAAAACCGGTGGGGAAGGGAACCGGGCTAGGCTTAGCGATTAGTTATCAAATTATTGTGGAGAAGCACCATGGTGACCTGACCTGTGAGTCAACCCCCGGCACTGGAACCACCTTTACGATCCGGATTCCGGTTAATCCTGCTGCTGAGTTCCGGAGTACCTAG
- a CDS encoding ligand-binding sensor domain-containing protein yields MMRWCWLSRWSLLSSVLVGCWSGSPSLAQWLPEPDAALPPFASDAPPPAPPDAADDLTRPDPFDRDFRVTALQEDSTGALWIASWLGLSRIDPNTGRILARVGLPNYRMESLAMDRAGRIWGGTNSGIVRVDPRSNEVTAYQFALPSNRILSLAVDQRGYLWAGGDRGLSLISPDQGLMMTTLQALAGVSANALTVDTTGQLWVGTLDGLVQVNTASAYPMGRMTNLPGGVVQTLATAPDGLIWAGTPNSLLVINPLERRIVRSVTPFRGESVTSIRFARDRTVWIGTEAGLFQVQPDSGAILGEMPSLPSGHVLSLSPDTGNKVWVGTRQGLAWVSQTTGLVRPHLGFVPPPVSPF; encoded by the coding sequence ATGATGCGCTGGTGTTGGCTGAGCCGTTGGAGTCTGTTAAGTTCTGTGTTGGTGGGTTGCTGGAGTGGCTCCCCAAGTCTTGCCCAATGGCTCCCGGAACCCGATGCGGCACTGCCCCCCTTCGCGAGTGATGCCCCCCCGCCGGCTCCCCCCGATGCTGCTGACGATCTGACCCGCCCCGACCCCTTTGACCGGGATTTTCGCGTCACGGCTTTACAGGAAGACAGCACCGGGGCGTTGTGGATTGCCTCTTGGTTGGGGTTGAGCCGGATTGATCCCAATACGGGCCGAATCTTGGCGCGGGTGGGGTTGCCGAATTATCGGATGGAGTCCCTGGCGATGGATCGAGCCGGGCGGATTTGGGGCGGCACGAATAGCGGCATTGTCCGGGTTGATCCCCGCAGTAATGAGGTAACGGCCTATCAGTTTGCGTTGCCGTCGAATCGAATTTTGTCCTTGGCGGTGGATCAGCGGGGTTATCTCTGGGCGGGGGGCGATCGCGGCCTCAGCCTGATCAGCCCCGATCAAGGCTTAATGATGACCACCCTGCAAGCCTTGGCCGGAGTCAGTGCCAACGCCCTCACGGTGGACACCACGGGTCAATTGTGGGTGGGAACCCTCGACGGCTTGGTCCAGGTCAACACCGCCAGCGCCTACCCCATGGGGCGGATGACCAACCTCCCCGGCGGCGTGGTGCAAACCCTCGCCACGGCCCCCGATGGCCTGATCTGGGCGGGAACCCCCAACTCCCTGTTGGTAATTAATCCCCTAGAGCGGCGGATTGTGCGATCGGTGACCCCGTTTCGGGGCGAAAGTGTGACCTCGATTCGGTTCGCCCGCGATCGCACCGTCTGGATCGGCACCGAAGCGGGCCTCTTCCAAGTCCAACCCGACAGCGGCGCGATTCTGGGGGAAATGCCCAGTTTGCCGTCGGGTCATGTGCTCTCCCTGTCGCCGGATACGGGGAATAAAGTATGGGTCGGGACGCGCCAGGGGTTAGCCTGGGTGAGCCAAACCACGGGACTGGTGCGGCCCCATTTAGGATTTGTGCCGCCGCCGGTTTCGCCGTTTTAG
- a CDS encoding alpha/beta fold hydrolase, with the protein MTSTLFHPWQSYTCAYDRHLPPNGDPQGPPIVLVHPIGVGLSRQFWHRFITAWYDHGHRNAIYNPDLLGCGESSMPRAAYTPADWARQLQTLVDTVIQEPVIVIIQGALAPVGLEWVAQAPDQVRAMVLSGPPAWRLMTSPTKPSRQKLAWNLFDTPLGNGFYRYARREAFLRSFSERQLFGTAADVDQDWLDCLHRGSRQMASRHAVFAFLAGFWRQDYGDAIAAVPCPTLVIFGETASSVTRGYVESADQRLEAYLHHLPQGQGRKIPGRNVLPYEATQTFTEVVGEFLQSIHVKVL; encoded by the coding sequence ATGACCTCTACTCTCTTTCACCCCTGGCAATCCTACACCTGCGCCTACGATCGCCATCTCCCCCCCAACGGCGATCCCCAAGGCCCGCCCATCGTTCTTGTCCACCCCATCGGCGTGGGACTCTCCCGCCAGTTTTGGCACCGCTTCATCACCGCCTGGTACGACCACGGCCACCGCAACGCCATCTATAACCCCGACCTCCTTGGCTGTGGCGAAAGCTCCATGCCCCGCGCCGCCTACACCCCCGCCGATTGGGCAAGGCAATTACAAACCCTTGTCGATACCGTCATTCAAGAGCCGGTGATCGTGATCATCCAAGGCGCATTAGCTCCCGTGGGCTTGGAATGGGTGGCCCAAGCCCCCGACCAAGTGCGAGCCATGGTGTTATCCGGCCCCCCAGCTTGGCGGTTGATGACCAGCCCCACCAAACCCAGCCGCCAAAAATTAGCGTGGAATCTCTTTGATACGCCCTTGGGGAATGGGTTCTATCGCTATGCGCGGCGGGAGGCGTTTTTGCGATCGTTTTCCGAGCGGCAGTTATTCGGCACAGCGGCGGATGTGGATCAAGACTGGCTTGATTGCCTCCATCGGGGATCGCGGCAGATGGCCAGTCGTCACGCGGTATTCGCGTTTTTGGCGGGCTTTTGGCGACAGGATTATGGCGATGCGATCGCCGCTGTCCCCTGTCCCACCCTCGTCATCTTCGGCGAAACAGCCTCCAGCGTCACCCGTGGCTACGTGGAAAGCGCCGACCAACGCCTTGAAGCCTATCTCCACCATCTCCCCCAGGGCCAAGGCCGCAAAATCCCCGGCCGTAACGTCCTCCCCTACGAAGCCACCCAAACCTTCACCGAAGTCGTCGGAGAATTCCTCCAGTCCATTCACGTCAAAGTTTTGTAG
- a CDS encoding 16S rRNA (cytosine(967)-C(5))-methyltransferase, translating to MTVNARQLALTALQQIDRHAAYTDIALDRTLGKYKKDTLGKADRALTTELVYGVVRRQRTLNAIIDHLGAKKAQDQPPMLRSILQIGLYQLRYLDQIPPSAAVDTAVELAKTNGQGRLAKVVNGLLRQYLRTIEAGHEAIALPDDPVQRAAILHSFPDWMVAQWFEQFGETDAIALCDWFNQTPMLDLRVNPLRSTREDVQAALAPSGANAQPVATLPQALRLVGSVGAIPKLPGFKPGWWTVQDSSAQWVGLLVDPQPGETVIDACAAPGGKTTHLAELMEDCGTIWACDRTPHRLRKVTQNAQRLGLTCIKTELGDSAKRTEYRGMGDRVLVDAPCSGLGTLHRHPDIRWRQTPTTIAELLPLQAQILANAATWVKPSGRLVYATCTLNPPENEQQITQFLAAHPGWAIAPPAPDSPLAPFARPDGSLTIFPPHHHMDGFYMVALTAPSDPSE from the coding sequence ATGACTGTTAACGCCCGCCAACTCGCCCTCACTGCTCTCCAACAAATCGATCGCCACGCTGCCTATACCGATATCGCCCTCGATCGCACCCTCGGCAAATATAAAAAAGATACTCTTGGCAAGGCCGATCGCGCCCTCACGACAGAACTCGTCTACGGTGTGGTGCGGCGACAGCGCACCCTCAATGCAATCATTGACCATCTCGGCGCGAAAAAAGCCCAGGATCAGCCGCCAATGTTGCGATCGATTCTCCAAATCGGCCTCTATCAATTGCGGTATTTGGATCAGATTCCGCCGTCGGCGGCGGTGGATACGGCGGTGGAGTTGGCGAAAACCAATGGACAGGGACGACTGGCGAAGGTGGTGAATGGGCTGTTGCGGCAGTATTTACGGACGATTGAGGCGGGGCATGAGGCGATCGCACTTCCCGATGATCCGGTGCAACGGGCGGCGATCCTCCACAGTTTCCCGGATTGGATGGTGGCGCAATGGTTTGAGCAGTTTGGCGAGACCGATGCGATCGCCCTCTGTGATTGGTTTAATCAAACCCCGATGTTAGATCTGCGGGTCAATCCCCTGCGCTCGACTCGTGAGGATGTCCAAGCTGCCCTTGCTCCGTCCGGTGCTAATGCGCAACCCGTGGCGACGCTGCCCCAAGCCCTGCGCCTCGTGGGTTCCGTGGGGGCGATTCCGAAATTGCCGGGGTTTAAGCCGGGGTGGTGGACGGTGCAGGATAGCAGTGCGCAATGGGTGGGGCTGTTGGTTGACCCGCAACCGGGGGAAACGGTGATTGATGCCTGTGCTGCGCCGGGGGGCAAAACCACCCATTTAGCGGAATTGATGGAGGATTGCGGCACAATCTGGGCCTGCGATCGCACCCCCCACCGCCTTCGCAAAGTCACCCAAAACGCCCAACGCCTCGGCCTCACCTGCATTAAAACCGAACTCGGCGACAGTGCCAAGCGCACAGAATACCGAGGCATGGGCGATCGTGTCCTCGTCGATGCCCCCTGTTCCGGTTTGGGAACCCTCCACCGTCACCCCGATATCCGCTGGCGACAAACCCCCACCACCATCGCCGAACTCCTCCCCCTCCAAGCCCAAATTCTCGCCAACGCTGCCACCTGGGTCAAACCCAGCGGCCGCCTCGTCTATGCCACCTGCACCCTCAACCCCCCCGAAAACGAGCAGCAAATCACGCAGTTTCTCGCCGCGCATCCCGGCTGGGCGATCGCGCCCCCTGCCCCCGATTCCCCCCTCGCCCCCTTCGCCCGTCCCGACGGTTCCCTCACGATCTTTCCCCCCCATCACCACATGGACGGCTTCTACATGGTTGCCCTCACCGCACCCAGCGATCCGAGCGAGTAA
- a CDS encoding Uma2 family endonuclease, whose amino-acid sequence MVSTPQKSDIIYPERDGQPMADNTQQFRWIVTIKENLELLYADRDDVFVAGDLLWYPVMGEPKIRVAPDALVVFGRPKGDRGSYRQWQEDNIAPQVVFEILSPGNRFAEMVRKLEFYDRYDVEEYYIYNPDTLDLTGLIRQDEKLAIVDDMAGWVSPRLQIRFELTAETLELYGPTGDRFLTYVELGQLRAAETQRADAERDRANQAEARLAALKSRLQALGIDPESDA is encoded by the coding sequence ATGGTTTCCACTCCCCAAAAATCGGACATCATCTACCCTGAGCGCGACGGTCAACCGATGGCAGACAATACCCAACAGTTTCGCTGGATTGTCACGATCAAAGAAAATCTTGAACTGCTCTATGCCGATCGGGATGACGTTTTCGTGGCAGGGGATTTACTGTGGTATCCGGTGATGGGTGAGCCGAAAATTCGTGTGGCACCGGATGCGCTGGTGGTCTTCGGGCGACCGAAAGGCGACCGAGGTTCCTACCGACAATGGCAAGAAGACAACATTGCCCCGCAAGTGGTGTTTGAAATTCTTTCCCCCGGTAATCGCTTCGCAGAAATGGTGCGCAAATTAGAGTTCTATGATCGCTACGACGTTGAAGAATATTACATCTACAACCCCGATACCCTCGATTTAACCGGCCTTATTCGCCAGGATGAAAAATTGGCGATCGTTGATGATATGGCAGGCTGGGTAAGTCCGCGTTTACAGATTCGGTTTGAACTCACTGCCGAAACCCTAGAACTCTATGGTCCGACGGGCGATCGCTTCTTAACCTATGTGGAATTGGGGCAATTACGCGCCGCCGAAACCCAACGCGCCGATGCGGAACGCGATCGCGCCAACCAAGCCGAAGCCCGGCTCGCAGCCTTAAAATCCCGCTTGCAAGCCTTGGGAATTGACCCTGAAAGTGATGCTTAA
- a CDS encoding glucosamine-6-phosphate deaminase, with protein MQCYETADQVAIAAATAIRQVILEAIATHGHARIIWATGNSQLACLSYLIKDDAIPWSSVTCFHLDEYLGIAADHPASFRHYLKTRLADRVNPAGFHYLAGDCLEPLRECDRYNQLLNTAPIDLCCLGIGNNGHLAFNEPSVADFNDPVAVKLVKLDAKNREQQYHQGHFPTLVAVPAYAFTLTLSQIAKSQRLLCLAQGEHKRAIVHQLLTGPIDPTCPATLLRRHPHATLLLDTAAAPTPD; from the coding sequence GTGCAATGTTATGAGACGGCGGATCAGGTGGCGATCGCAGCCGCAACGGCAATTCGGCAGGTAATTTTAGAGGCGATCGCGACTCACGGCCATGCCCGGATCATCTGGGCCACAGGTAATTCTCAGCTTGCTTGTTTAAGCTACCTGATCAAAGATGATGCAATTCCCTGGTCTAGCGTCACCTGTTTTCATTTGGATGAATATTTAGGAATTGCCGCCGATCATCCCGCCAGTTTTCGCCACTACTTAAAAACGCGCCTTGCGGATCGGGTCAATCCCGCTGGGTTTCACTATCTCGCCGGGGATTGTTTGGAGCCGCTGCGGGAATGCGATCGCTACAATCAACTGCTCAACACCGCCCCCATTGACCTCTGTTGTTTAGGCATTGGCAACAACGGCCATCTCGCCTTCAATGAACCGAGCGTCGCCGATTTTAATGATCCCGTCGCTGTAAAACTGGTTAAACTCGACGCGAAAAACCGCGAACAGCAATACCACCAAGGTCATTTTCCCACCCTCGTCGCCGTCCCGGCCTACGCCTTCACCCTCACCCTCTCCCAAATCGCGAAAAGTCAGCGCCTCCTCTGTTTAGCTCAAGGGGAACATAAACGTGCGATCGTCCACCAACTCCTTACCGGCCCCATTGATCCCACCTGTCCCGCCACCCTCCTCCGCCGTCATCCCCACGCCACCCTCCTCCTCGATACCGCCGCCGCCCCAACACCGGACTAA
- a CDS encoding glycosyltransferase family 2 protein, protein MFFSVVIPTYNRLAILQKCLRSLAHQTFTPNTPIQGYEVILVDDGSTDGTLDWIAAHRKELPFVVTYAQDHAGPAQARNLGVEKAQGDTIIFIDSDLVVTPAFLQAHADGLTQGQRELGSDRCFTYGAVINTANFDHPTAEPYKLTDFSAAYFATGNVAIAKQWLLAAGLFDTQFQLYGWEDLELGVRLKQLELTLIKCPKAVGYHWHPPFSLDQIPTLIDKEIQRGRMGVLFYRKHPTWNVRMMIQMTWMHRLLWDILSLRGWLNEKRMAPLLQWLIDRGKPQLALEIARIFLNWYNVQGLYAAYAEQSSPAP, encoded by the coding sequence ATGTTTTTTTCGGTTGTGATTCCCACCTATAACCGCTTGGCGATTTTGCAGAAATGTTTGCGATCGCTCGCCCACCAAACCTTCACCCCCAATACCCCCATCCAAGGCTACGAAGTGATCCTCGTGGACGACGGTTCCACTGATGGGACGTTGGATTGGATTGCCGCCCATCGCAAGGAACTCCCCTTCGTTGTCACCTATGCCCAAGACCACGCCGGCCCCGCCCAAGCCCGTAACCTTGGTGTGGAAAAAGCCCAAGGGGACACGATTATTTTTATTGATAGCGATCTCGTCGTGACTCCCGCCTTTCTCCAAGCCCATGCCGACGGACTCACCCAAGGCCAGCGAGAACTCGGCAGCGATCGCTGTTTCACCTACGGCGCGGTGATTAATACCGCCAACTTCGACCATCCCACCGCCGAACCCTACAAACTCACCGACTTTTCCGCCGCCTATTTTGCCACCGGGAATGTCGCGATCGCCAAACAATGGCTCCTCGCCGCCGGACTCTTCGACACCCAATTTCAACTCTACGGCTGGGAAGACCTTGAACTTGGCGTGCGCCTCAAACAGCTAGAACTCACCCTGATCAAATGCCCCAAAGCCGTCGGCTACCATTGGCATCCCCCCTTCAGCCTCGACCAAATCCCCACCCTGATCGACAAAGAAATCCAACGCGGCCGCATGGGCGTTCTCTTCTACCGCAAACATCCCACCTGGAACGTGCGGATGATGATCCAAATGACTTGGATGCACCGCCTCCTCTGGGATATCCTCTCCCTACGCGGTTGGCTCAACGAAAAACGCATGGCCCCCCTCCTGCAATGGCTAATCGATCGCGGCAAACCTCAACTCGCCCTCGAAATCGCCCGCATTTTCCTCAACTGGTACAACGTCCAAGGCCTCTACGCCGCCTACGCCGAACAATCCAGCCCCGCACCCTAA